In Thermofilaceae archaeon, a single genomic region encodes these proteins:
- the gatD gene encoding Glu-tRNA(Gln) amidotransferase subunit GatD: MSLEGYGDQAVKLLDSAGVSLFDEVELERDDGVVVRGIVLPRPQYGDPDILVLKLPNGYNVGVDARRVKSIRRLGRVEPSRGALPPPPSLKPGLPRVHFIGTGGTIASRIDYVSGAVYPYFTAEEIYSMVPELESVALVSAETLFSVFSEDLTPRHWSMIAERVAQVFEREGPAGIIVAHGTDTMGYTAAALAFALRRLPGPVVLVGAQRSSDRPSSDSATNVLAAAITAAKAPFAESVVVMHAGLDDTAFYVHRGVRVRKMHTSRRDAFRSVNAVPLAKVELPSRELKVFARRFLPRSREGVLLENGFEEKVALVKFYPGMSGELLDFLVDKGYRGVVIEGTGLGHVSERLLPSVRRAVEEGVVVVVASQCLWGRVNMNVYRRGVELLKAGAIPAEDMLPETAFVKLSWVLARTNDAREAASLFLTNVAYEMDERSEEWYYPPLNYFERYLGGGGQ, encoded by the coding sequence ATGAGCCTGGAGGGCTACGGGGATCAAGCTGTAAAGCTGCTAGACTCCGCTGGTGTCTCTCTCTTTGACGAGGTTGAGCTGGAGCGGGATGATGGTGTAGTTGTCCGCGGTATCGTTCTGCCGAGGCCCCAGTACGGGGATCCCGACATCCTGGTCTTGAAGCTGCCCAACGGCTACAACGTGGGGGTTGACGCGAGAAGGGTCAAATCGATTAGAAGGCTCGGTAGAGTGGAACCCTCGAGGGGCGCTTTACCACCGCCTCCCAGCTTGAAGCCGGGTTTGCCGAGGGTCCACTTCATCGGTACGGGTGGCACGATCGCGTCGCGCATCGATTACGTCTCGGGAGCCGTTTACCCGTACTTCACGGCGGAGGAGATCTACTCGATGGTTCCCGAGCTGGAGAGCGTGGCGCTGGTGTCGGCTGAGACGCTGTTCAGCGTGTTCAGCGAGGATCTAACGCCGAGGCACTGGTCGATGATCGCCGAGCGCGTGGCACAGGTCTTCGAGAGGGAGGGGCCGGCCGGAATCATCGTCGCGCACGGGACCGACACGATGGGTTACACCGCCGCGGCGCTGGCTTTTGCTCTGCGCAGGCTGCCGGGGCCCGTGGTGCTGGTGGGGGCGCAGAGGTCATCAGACAGGCCTTCGAGCGACTCGGCCACGAACGTGCTGGCGGCCGCCATTACTGCAGCGAAGGCGCCCTTCGCCGAGTCCGTGGTTGTGATGCACGCCGGCTTGGACGACACGGCTTTCTACGTGCACCGGGGTGTGCGAGTCAGGAAGATGCACACGAGCAGGAGGGATGCCTTCAGGAGCGTGAACGCGGTACCGCTCGCGAAGGTGGAGCTACCCTCGCGGGAGCTGAAGGTCTTCGCCAGGAGGTTCCTCCCGCGCTCGAGGGAGGGCGTGCTCCTGGAGAACGGCTTCGAGGAAAAAGTGGCCCTCGTCAAGTTCTACCCGGGGATGAGCGGGGAGCTCCTCGACTTCCTCGTGGACAAGGGGTACAGGGGGGTCGTGATCGAGGGTACCGGACTCGGCCACGTCTCCGAGCGTCTGCTGCCCTCCGTCAGGAGGGCAGTGGAGGAGGGGGTGGTCGTGGTCGTAGCGTCGCAGTGCCTGTGGGGTAGGGTGAACATGAACGTGTACAGGAGGGGGGTGGAGCTGCTTAAGGCCGGAGCTATACCGGCTGAGGACATGCTGCCAGAGACAGCGTTCGTGAAGCTCTCGTGGGTGCTCGCGCGCACCAACGATGCGAGGGAGGCCGCATCACTGTTCCTGACGAATGTAGCTTACGAGATGGACGAGAGGAGCGAGGAGTGGTACTACCCGCCGCTCAACTACTTCGAGAGGTACCTGGGGGGTGGAGGTCAGTGA
- a CDS encoding 30S ribosomal protein S30e → MPSHGSLTKAGKVRNATPKIPPKPKKNLVPRRRNRRNYLRRLVYAQQTTAM, encoded by the coding sequence ATGCCGAGTCACGGTTCGCTTACGAAGGCGGGTAAGGTTCGTAACGCGACTCCGAAGATTCCGCCAAAGCCGAAGAAGAACCTGGTGCCCAGGAGGAGGAACAGGAGGAACTACTTGAGGCGCCTCGTTTACGCGCAGCAGACTACCGCCATGTAG